The Petrocella atlantisensis genome has a window encoding:
- a CDS encoding ABC transporter ATP-binding protein, whose product MENVIEVKQLSKSYGDLVAVKNLSLSVEPGSVFGLLGANGAGKSTTVECILGTKKPDYGSVSILDLSPIHDRKTLFENVGVQFQEAHYQEYIQVGELCEVTASLYKNPADYKNLLEQFGIADKLKASVKELSGGQKQRLFIVLALIPNPEVVVLDELTTGLDARARRDVWQILRKLKNSGLTILLTSHFMDEVEVLCDTICILKKGETVFYGTVSEAIHNSPYEKLEDAYLWYSDEEDMTHEDL is encoded by the coding sequence ATGGAAAATGTAATTGAAGTAAAGCAGTTGTCAAAATCTTATGGCGACTTAGTAGCGGTTAAGAATCTCAGTCTATCGGTTGAGCCCGGAAGTGTTTTCGGCTTACTCGGTGCAAACGGTGCAGGAAAAAGTACAACAGTCGAATGTATCTTAGGCACCAAGAAACCGGATTATGGGTCTGTCTCTATCTTAGATCTAAGTCCTATCCATGACCGAAAGACGCTTTTTGAAAACGTGGGTGTTCAGTTTCAAGAGGCGCATTATCAAGAGTACATACAAGTAGGTGAACTCTGCGAGGTGACGGCTTCCCTCTACAAAAATCCAGCAGATTATAAAAATCTACTTGAACAGTTTGGCATCGCAGACAAACTTAAAGCATCGGTAAAAGAGCTCTCCGGTGGTCAAAAGCAGCGTTTGTTCATTGTACTAGCACTTATTCCCAATCCAGAAGTTGTGGTGCTAGATGAGCTTACAACAGGTCTTGATGCTAGAGCCAGACGTGATGTATGGCAGATTCTACGCAAACTTAAGAATTCCGGGCTTACCATCTTGTTAACCTCTCACTTCATGGATGAAGTGGAAGTACTCTGTGACACCATCTGTATTCTCAAAAAAGGAGAGACTGTGTTTTATGGTACTGTATCAGAAGCTATTCATAACAGTCCCTATGAGAAACTAGAAGACGCATACCTATGGTATAGCGATGAGGAGGATATGACACATGAAGACCTTTAA
- a CDS encoding MerR family transcriptional regulator, giving the protein MKKTYTTSEVAHIIGIHPNTVRLYETLELIPKVKRKKNGYRTFTDFHIEQFKLARTAFQVEVLQNGLRKQMISVIKASASGCFDDAILLTQDYITSIQKEIEHAYEAAEITQTLLQGKKKIDPITLTRKDVSKKLNITMDTLRNWEMNGLLRVKRKENRYRIYTYEDIERLKIIRTLRCANYSLSAILRMMNALTLDQNISIKEVLNTPDETEDIISVCDRLIISLKDAQKNAEDMLVRLNDMKRKQKK; this is encoded by the coding sequence ATGAAAAAAACATACACTACAAGTGAAGTGGCTCATATTATTGGTATTCACCCCAATACGGTACGTTTGTATGAGACACTGGAGCTGATTCCAAAAGTCAAACGTAAGAAAAATGGGTATCGCACCTTCACTGATTTTCATATAGAGCAGTTTAAGTTGGCCCGTACAGCCTTTCAAGTGGAAGTACTCCAAAACGGATTACGAAAGCAGATGATTTCTGTTATAAAAGCTTCCGCTTCCGGTTGTTTTGATGATGCCATTTTACTGACACAAGATTATATTACATCCATCCAAAAGGAAATAGAGCATGCCTATGAAGCCGCCGAGATTACCCAAACCTTGTTACAAGGGAAAAAGAAAATAGATCCGATAACACTAACGCGAAAAGATGTTTCAAAAAAGCTTAATATCACCATGGATACCTTAAGAAACTGGGAAATGAATGGACTCCTAAGGGTCAAACGCAAAGAAAATAGATATCGCATCTATACCTATGAGGATATAGAGCGTCTAAAGATCATACGAACGCTACGCTGTGCTAACTACTCACTTTCAGCTATTTTGAGAATGATGAATGCCCTAACACTAGATCAAAATATTAGTATAAAGGAAGTACTTAATACACCGGATGAAACTGAAGATATTATTTCGGTATGTGATAGGCTGATCATCTCATTAAAGGATGCCCAAAAGAATGCTGAAGATATGCTGGTAAGGCTTAATGATATGAAGCGTAAACAAAAGAAATGA
- a CDS encoding glutamine amidotransferase, translating to MQKKVIRILFIGESWSKQITEGKGFNYFSVGFYEEGIEYIIKALTTESYQVTHLPSHLVASNFPKNLEELSVYDAIILSDVGADSFLLTPETFIYSQRTVNLLNLIERYVNAGGGFCMIGGYMSFQGIGGKARYHKTIIEDILPVRLFPYDDREEIPEGFIPEVVDSSHEILHDIKGEWPYLLGYNRLVLKEDANLLLAHGGNPILAINSYGEGRTMAFASDCSPHWAPPEFCDWPYYKTFWQQAVGWLVGEKGRKNDIT from the coding sequence ATGCAAAAAAAAGTGATTCGAATACTTTTCATTGGAGAATCATGGAGTAAGCAAATAACAGAAGGAAAAGGGTTCAATTATTTCTCTGTGGGTTTTTATGAGGAAGGAATTGAATATATAATTAAGGCCTTGACCACTGAATCATATCAAGTTACACATTTACCTTCACACTTAGTTGCCAGTAATTTTCCGAAAAATCTTGAGGAATTATCTGTTTACGATGCAATAATTTTAAGTGATGTAGGGGCTGATTCATTTCTTTTAACACCTGAGACTTTTATATATTCACAACGTACCGTTAACCTACTTAACTTGATCGAACGGTATGTAAATGCAGGAGGAGGTTTCTGTATGATTGGAGGTTATATGAGTTTTCAAGGGATCGGAGGTAAAGCGCGATATCATAAGACGATAATTGAAGATATTCTACCAGTGAGGTTGTTTCCATACGATGATCGTGAAGAAATTCCAGAGGGATTCATACCTGAAGTGGTAGATTCGAGTCATGAAATTCTTCATGATATTAAAGGAGAATGGCCCTATTTACTGGGTTATAATCGTCTTGTTCTTAAAGAAGACGCAAACTTACTCCTTGCCCATGGTGGCAATCCTATTCTTGCGATAAATAGTTATGGGGAAGGACGGACAATGGCTTTTGCTTCTGATTGTTCTCCTCACTGGGCACCACCAGAATTTTGTGATTGGCCGTATTATAAAACTTTTTGGCAACAAGCAGTTGGATGGCTTGTTGGAGAGAAGGGTAGAAAAAATGATATCACGTAA
- a CDS encoding AEC family transporter: MMKFVYSIGLIFCGLLLGQGIRKKVDTEAIKATVPVEKYIRHIQKFAILGINPIITLGAFWGVQITNIKFIALPILGIIAITLGGILGFVVSKRMKHGRKQTGSMFVSSSFTNLGNFGGLICFAFFGELSYAFVSMYKMFEEILYFMVGYPIAKLHGDNETNIKTKNPILKIITDPFIYVYFVSISIGLILNVSGYVRPSFYQNINEILIPLSSIFLITSVGFYMKIRAIGSYLKECVAIASIKFIIMPIVIVSIAYLMGLSTISDGLLFKVVIVLSAMPPAFNSLIPPQIYGLDVDLANSSWLFSTGLLIVVVPILYYIVNMI; encoded by the coding sequence ATGATGAAATTCGTATATTCAATAGGACTGATATTTTGCGGCCTATTATTAGGACAGGGTATTAGAAAAAAAGTCGATACAGAAGCTATAAAAGCCACCGTACCGGTAGAAAAATACATTCGACATATTCAAAAATTTGCAATACTAGGGATTAATCCGATTATAACCCTTGGGGCCTTTTGGGGTGTGCAGATCACCAATATTAAATTCATAGCCCTGCCTATACTGGGTATTATTGCAATCACCCTTGGGGGGATACTCGGCTTCGTGGTATCGAAAAGGATGAAACATGGAAGAAAACAAACAGGGTCTATGTTTGTCTCAAGTTCCTTTACCAATCTCGGAAACTTTGGCGGACTTATCTGTTTTGCATTCTTTGGTGAACTCAGCTACGCTTTTGTTTCTATGTATAAGATGTTTGAAGAGATTCTATATTTCATGGTAGGCTATCCCATAGCAAAGTTGCATGGCGACAATGAAACCAATATTAAAACCAAAAATCCGATACTAAAAATCATTACAGATCCCTTTATCTATGTATATTTTGTCAGTATTTCAATCGGCCTGATTCTCAACGTATCCGGTTATGTGAGACCGAGCTTCTATCAGAATATCAACGAGATCTTAATTCCCTTATCTTCTATCTTCTTAATTACTTCTGTTGGATTTTATATGAAAATAAGAGCAATTGGAAGCTACCTGAAAGAATGTGTTGCAATAGCTTCCATAAAATTCATAATCATGCCCATTGTCATCGTATCGATTGCCTACCTTATGGGGCTTAGCACCATCAGTGATGGTTTATTGTTCAAAGTGGTTATCGTCCTGTCAGCCATGCCACCGGCCTTTAATTCCCTCATTCCACCACAAATCTATGGGCTGGACGTGGATTTGGCAAACTCTAGCTGGTTATTTTCGACGGGTTTATTGATTGTTGTTGTGCCGATCTTATACTATATAGTAAACATGATATAA